The genomic region ATAGCACTTGATTTATGAATTAACATTTGTTATTACAATTGGCAATAACAATTGTTTTAGACTATATCAGGACGATTGTTTAAAGAAATCACAGAAGAGCTGAAACAGAAGAAATGCAATTTCACACTAACACACAGCTACTTTTAATTTTCCTGTAATTTtttcagtggaaagaaaatcTACTCTTGATGCTGTACttgatttattgactgaaaTTGCACTTGACTATggtaaacaaaaaacacagctaTCAATGAAATTATATCtatttaatattttcaaaaaCTCCACTGCATTAGCACAGATCACATTTTGGACATCTAAATGTGCAAGTGTTTTCCACTCAACACATTTATGCCCAAATTTAAGTCTCTAAGgagctgtgtgtcattgtgaTATTGCGTGTTGATCATGGAAGAGATTAGTGAATGCTGATTAATGTACAGCAGTATATACTGTAGTAATTTCACAGTTAAATTTAGTGGTATTCCCCTCTTAATGGCATCATGTAGAGAGACAACAAGGCAGCATGTAGAGCTGTGCAGTTAATATGCCATGAAAACtgagttgtgtgaagttgctttCCAACAAAATCATCAGGAAATGATCAAATAATGCAGAATTCACTGGGAATGTTAAAAAAGTTGACAttcatttttatgctttttgtactaatttttccatactttcccATAAAATAccacatctaaaaaaaaatgcaacaaatcaACACGGCACCCAATCACCCAACTGGAGGATTTGTacagattttcttttaaaaaaaaaagcccataaTATTACATAGATGAAATAAACCATCTCAGCaatcagctgaaaaatgaacCATCTATTTATGTGCTTATATCAATGACTGTTAGGGGTGTAACAGTTCACTAAATTCACAGCTCaccttgatttttaaaattttaaatgtataaaaaactaaCATAATTTGGGCTGTTTTTTGTGTACAGACCGAATGCAGTACGAATAtgtgtattgttacacccctaatgactgtatataaagatggacaacacttctccacttcctcccactgtacaaaaatgaagccagaatATCCCAGATatggccgctgccatcttgggCTGCTGATGCCATTTGGAGTCAGAGTCTACGCTGTAGCGATCTCTGTGGTATTGAATTCCagttggcacacacagctgtcacttaAGACATCAAACCccttttttatagcatcaaataactaattaaaaccaaacttatccaaaaaaaaacaacactagaAATAAACCAGCtttgtactttgattttttagtttggcccatgtcccatctgctaacatggagggggcagggTTTATGACCTCTACTGTAGCCGGTCACCAGCCTGCGATCAAAATGGCTTGGCTTCGTTTTTTTggaagctgtcatgtcgtccatctttatatacagtctatggttcacATCCTAAAATAAATCTCATGACACTGTGAGCATTCAGACACAGTATCCACACAGCAAAATTGTCACCAAATATTTGGATATCAGGTTCAAGCACGTGCTGCACCAAAAGTGTATCAGTATGTAATTTGATCAGAGTGGGTCATTTAATGGCTTACATAGTCAAACCACTGCTGTGACGCTACTCTACAAAAGCATAAAGTGTATATTAGACAAAGCtgacagtggtgtgtgtgtgtgtgcgtgtttttcTGCCTTATTTTTATAATGCAGTGATGGTATAAAGCCCCTAAGTTTTAATGGAAAGACTTCCTTATGTCAGAATTGGTCTTTTAAATATTATATTGACACAGACATTACTAAATCccaacattacatttttagcaTTGCTGCATACGCTTAAATCTTGACTTGCTGCATGGCTATCTGCTCTCCCTGAAATGTTTTTGGGTAGTTACATGTAAGAGCGGTGCTTCCAGATCATAGATCCTATTAGAAATATTAGAAATCAAGCCTCGTCCTGTGATGTGTTTGAGTCGTTACTATACTACATCCTGGTGAGGTGGCTGCCCTCCTTTGAACCTTGTGTGTCTAGGCAGGAAACCATTGCTTATCTTCATGTGAATCATAAACCCCTCTACACATCCTTGCTTAAATCCCTGAGGCTTACAATGACACTGTATTCTGGTTAATCCCAAAAATGACCCTCATGCTCTTGTATGTGCATATTTCATGTCAGTGTTTCTCACATTAACACATTTCCTGCACCATAATTTACACTGTTACATGCAGttgcacacacaaatgtattAAACACTGAATTTAATTTCCCTAAACCTACCCAAAATACCTAATGAATAATTGCATGAATTGGCTGCTGTCctcattttgtctttattatcGAGCTGTTCTCACGAACGTACACTTGTCTTCTCCTGTACGGAGATTATTATTCTGTATTTAACAGCTCTATTTATGGGAGTTGACAACTGCACGCTACAAGGATGTCTAATTGGGGCACAGCctggttttattgttgtttgtctgttgtgttGATGTGATGCAGCAACTCTGTCCATTTGTCTTCCACAGAGAGTGAACCCAGGGATGCAGGAACCGACCAGAAAAGCTCCGGCATCATTCGCCTGCACACCATCAAACAGATCATTGACCGGGTGAGAAGCTAGACgtgcacacacatttatttatgcaGACAAAATGTAGACATATGAACATCTTTTGACAGATTTGTTATGGTAATGAAAAGGTATGTACAGCTcactgctgccctctgctgtaCTGCACTCTGGTGTACACAacactgtatgtaaaaaaaaaaaaaaaaaaaaaaaaaaaacatccttagCTTGAATGTTAACCCTGGAAATGCTCACGATAtggaaataaacacactgacaatatgttaatgtttttgtttttatttgatttctgTGTATGAAGGACAAGCATGCAGTGCTGGACATCACGCCGAATGCAGTGGACCGTCTGAACTACGCCCAGTGGTATCCAATCGTGGTGTTTCTCAACCCAGACACAAAGCAGGGTGTCAAGAACATGAGGACCCGCCTCTGCCCCGAGTCCAGGAAGAGTGCCAGGAAGCTCTATGAGCGAGCCCTTAAATTAAGGAAGAACAACCACCACCTCTTCACCAGTGAGTCCAGTGGGAGGAAGGGAAGACGGGGTAGACGGGTGGGGATGGTAGAGATTTTACAGGCAGCACAGACACATTTCAAAGGCAGTTGACAATTGAGTGCCGCATTGTTGGAGGCTGCCTGGCCCTGTTCTGTCAGACTCCTTACAAACGCTTGTTCAGCACTGACCGTCACACAAGAGCACCCACAGGGCCCCTTTCTCAGCATGCACTCTTTCTGTCAAGTGGTGTGACCATGTTTTAGGAGCATCTGTTGTCGATAAAGATATTAGAGAAGTCCTAGAAAGTATTCTTCTTGGCTCTTTGCAGCGCACACATTTCTTTACATAATCTGTCCAAACAACTACTACACACCGAGCTGCATCTGTACCTCTACGCCTTTATCTACTGGATTTCATTTGAAAGTTATCCTCAAAATCAAGCCTCATAATCACGTCCCACTGCAATTACTGTATGTAAAACTTGGAAACGGATAAAAGtgggacatttttatatttagaaTCTGACACATGGGACTAGGCAATGTGGGAAGGTACCTCCAAGCTGCCTGTTTATCTCCTTGAGACTGAGGTAGAGCAGTTCCTTAACTTTGCATTTTAAGTATCTCTTTCTAGTATGTTGTTATTGGTTTGCACATTTTATTCAAAACAAGGTACTTgcttctccactgtgattgtGACTGCCTTTATAagatcgtgtgtgtgtgcgtgtgtgtgtgactgtgtgtgactgtgtgtatctgtctgtctgcagctactctcacaaactactggaccaatcagtcaaatattttgtgtatggctgtatgctcaaggatctCTTGTGGTTGCAGCGATTCAAAATTGTtgaaaaacttgttttattgactgttttttaCCATCACTAACTGACTCCTCATTTCTCTTAATCCGCCGGTACGGGCTGCATGTTTTCTGGACATCTGCTCGGCTAAAACAAGAACCCTTACCTAGTATGTTGCaagccacattttggccttcgcCGTGGCTCAGTacctgacatccatagaaaagtttggtcatTTTGAACAGGCctatctgcagattaattccatacctggTATGTTGGTTACGAGATGACTTGGTCCCCGTTTTTTGTTATCTTAGCTGCCCCATGACTGTAAGGAAGCCAGGAGAGACATTTTCTCCGGCTGTAGCTCTTAGCATTCCACCTGTGGCTCAGTTTTGCCTGTCAACTACATGGGGTCATACCACACTGGGGGGCATTTTAGAAGTGGAGTGCTTTGCCTGCCTAATTTTGTGGACTTAAggttttgttgatttggtcatttttctttGATATTAGTTTTGACTGTAAGCAAGTAGGCAGGTTACGTAGTTAAATGGTTTCTGTCGTTGTCTGttgtaattgtgtttattgtatttCCTCCATCGTTGTCCTGTAGCCTACAGATAACATTGACACCGTTAGAAGTCCAGTTATGAATGACAAATCAAAGATATGTGGCTGTATTTAAGTTACAAATACATTTGTGAACTAAGTCCTAGCAGGAGTCCTTTTCAGACACGATGCTAATCATGTAAAAGTGGCAAAGCATTTATGGATTAGAGTGCACGTCTAAAAGGGACTTTAGATTTCATGGTTGTACTTAATTGGTATTTGAAAAGTTTTTGGCACTCAGTTGATTGGagagatgtgtttttttcttttctttctgctctttcctctctgtgtaTTTAGCGACCATTAACTTGAACAACATGAATGATGGTTGGTTTGGAGCGCTGAAAGAGataatacagcagcagcagaaccagCTGGTGTGGGTTTCAGAGGGCAAAGTAAGtaagacgcacacacacaaacacaaatgtgtaGACTAGAAATGCTCTTTTCTCACTCCCTCTCCCACTTTGCCTTTTGTTCCCCAGGCTGATGGCGCAGCTGAGGATGACTTGGACATCCACGATGACCGCCTGTCCTACCTATCGGCGCCAGGCAGTGAGTATTCCATGTACAGCACTGACAGCCGCCACACCTCCGACTACGAGGACACGGACACAGAGGGTGGAGCCTACACCGACCAGGAGCTGGACGAAACGCTGAATGACGACGTGGGTCCACCCACGGAGCCTGCCATCACCCGCTCCTCTGAGCCTGTCCGTGAGGACCCACCTGTCATCCAGGAGCCCCCTGGCTACGCTAGCTACACTCACACAGTGCAGCCGGACCCCCTGAACCGCATCGACCCGGCTGGATTCAAGGCACCAGTGCCGCAGCAGGTAGCGTTTCTGAGAGCTGCACGTCTTCCCTGTTGTCTGGAGGACGTGGTTTGCGTTAGAAGGGTTTTCTGGAGGCGCTATTGAAggcacttttttatttttacagttaatCTGTCTATCTACTGTTACCAAACAATATCAGTGGGAAAGTGAAAACTTCTGTGGTCAGGTATTTATcgcaatatataaatattatatataatatatatatatctatatttatgatattatttattttatctatttgcCTTTATGTATTTGTTGATTGATGTTTGTGAgcgtgttttttatttttgaaaaggagaAGAACTTCTACAGAAGTTTTACTGTTACTCTTGTACTCTGTATTACCACAAGCTGTCTTATTGGTGTGACTGTTGCTGATGTCACTGGGAAAAGAAACTTATGATTGATGTCTAAGTGTCTGTACCAGTACTCACCTATGTGCACTTCCTACATTTGTTCTACCTGTGATCGAGACTGTGACAATACGACACAAGAAAGTATTATGTGCATGTTGGAAATGCCAGTGTTAAACCAGTGTACCTGTGAAATGTATTTATCAACACCCAATTGGCCGTTGTGACACCCAAATCTAAACCTTTGTCGTCTCATGATGTGTTAATGAAcataaaaggggaaaaaagaaactaCTGTATTGTAACCGTagaattaaaatcaaattagtATACTCTAACAATGAAAACTTGTCCCTCTGCTAATTCCTAACTCTCGCATGACATTGGTTGATCTACAGCTACTGTTAAATGTGGAGGCGGGTGATTGGCTGTTTGACTCCGTGTAATCTGTAGGCACAAGTGAGGAGCAGACCGTTGTAGAGGGGCTGCGGAGGTAGTAGCACTTGTTAGTACTGCACCGTAGTGTCAGCGCGTGTTATTAAACATTTCTGAACCACTTCACAGAAAGCAGAGGCCGCTGCCGTCCCTAGCATCCCCCAGCAGCCTGAGCCCCTGGCTGAGACAGTGCCCCCTGCTGTCGACGTTACTGTAAAAACTGTAGGGGGTCTGAGCCCTGACGAGgctcctgcagctcctcacAGCCAGCCAAGCCCCATCCCGGAGGCTGGCTCACTTAGGAGGCCCACCCCTGAGCTAACCCCCCAGAGCGTCACACCAGAACCTCTACAGTCTGGACTGGCCAGTTCAGAACCAAAGGTATCCATCTGACCGTCACTGGACGCTCCGTGATCCGGCTCAGCTCAGCTCGGTCTGACCCGGCTGAcctcctgtgctgctgctgctgcctgtctaCCTACCTACCTCCTGCTGCCacgcttctctctctctccttccgcCCTGCATGTCTGCTGACCACAGTGCTGCCCagaagagacagagatgtgtgtgtgtgtgtatgtgtgtgtgagtgggtgttcTTGTGCAAGAGCGTGGATGTGAGTGCACGTGCCAGAGTGCGAGCAAATGCTGGTAAACAACAGTGGGCTTGGAGGTGATGGCTGTGCTGATAATGCCTACATATAGAGGAGCAGCGGAAAACCTGCGGCTCTCACTGTTGCTTATCCTCTTTGCATGGCTGCAACATGTTTGCCTCGTTCTCTGTTAACCACTAGAAGTAGATTTCTTTGTGACGCATTTATCAGTGCAGACTGAATGGACCGTTTATTTGTAAAAGTAGCCATTAATTTTCCAaccattttatattttatttttgaaatatagCCATGGCTGAATAACCTAGACAACCTCAACAGACGTGTCCTGCAGATTTGGATGGATAATTAATGGTTACTTCTCAGTTATcagaattttaaatatgtttttgtacaATGGTTATGTGCTtgtaatattaaatattattgtGGATGTTTAAGTTGCCATTATCTTTGCACCAAGACAGTAGGTGGCATTTTCACTTGTGAATGCAGAAGGGCAGAACCCCCAAAATACTAGCCAAATTATTGACATTATATTTCTGAATTCCGTTTTCACATTCTGCCACTTCGGACAAGAAAAATGCATCCCAttgttttgatgtattttttttaacaactttgttattttgttaatttaatttcagtgtttaatttggAGCTGCAGTGGTGCAATGTGATGTTTTCAAGCTGCAATAAGTGTTTGGCTGTGCTGCGATTTCTATTTAATCTACTATATTATCTGACCAGTAACCCCTCCCTCTCAGTTTCTCTATTTCAGGTCTTTCCCTTCTTGTTTCTTCTGCAATTAATTTTACGGACTTGTTTTAATATTCTCCTTTTCTCAACCTTTGACTGATTAAAATCAGTCCAGTTTTTCATATCACACATTTTACATCTGTGTAGTATGTTAGTGCAGTTGCTAACCCTCTTCtttgttgtgtatttgtttggtaGATGTTTCAGAAGGATCCATACAGCACAGACAACACGGGGAGAATCGGTCACAGTATGAAGCCTGTGGCTTACAACCCTCAGCAGGGATATCACCCTGACCAGCAGCCATACAGAGATTACGACCACCCACCCAGTCGGTATGATGTAAGCAGCAGTGGAGTCAGCAGCGGAGGTGGTTACCCAGAACCAAAGTACCGAAACTATGACTCTAACCCGCCCTATGAGAACAGCGTGCCTCACTACGACCAGCAACAGTGGAACCCCTACAGCCAACCACTCTCTACTGCCAACTCCCAGGGATACGATCCCCGTTTGCCATACGGTGACGGCCCTGACTCCCAGTACACCCCTCCTCTCCGCTACGACGAGCCCCCACCTCAGCAGGGATTCGACGGACGGCCTCGCTATGGTAAGCCGACCGCTCCGGCTCCTGTCCGTTATGATgaccctccacctcctgctccAGGGCCTGACATGCACTACGACCAGGATCCTCACCTGAGCACGTACCCCCCAGCGGCCCACTCCCCAGACCCTGCTGCCCAGCGGTCTGCCTATAACCAGGGACCAACACCGCAACAAAAGAGCTACAAACCTCAGCAGTATGACCCTGCTCATGTGAACTCTGAAACCAGCCCCACACCTCCTCCCAAAGCAGAGGCGCCCTCACCTGCCCCTGCAGATGCTCCAAAGCCTTTCCCTGCCAGAGAGGAGCAACAGGAGGACCCAGCCATGCGGCCACAGTCAGTCCTGACAAGGGTCAAGATGTTTGAGAACAAACGCTCTGTATCCGTGGATAGAGCCAGAGATGCAGGGGATTCATCTGGGAGCAAGGTAAACTTATTAGCTTTGTAGTTATATTACATAATGCAGCTTATGCAGTAAGAGTAGTTATTCGAGTGCTTTAAAGGTAACTAGGGTATTTTTCAAATTGAACCCTGTTTTCTCaaatttttgtgtcaaagtgacaAGAGTTTGGAAAGTGGTCTAGTATTGAGCATGCCAACACTGGTAAAGCGGGCTGCAGTGCAACCAATCGAGGCATTTggcaccatcaatttacatccacttaaagtgcttgtttttgccactgacaggctcaaattgttatTACCAGTGTCAGATAACTTATGGTGcagatccctacagagacagacctttttgttaaagactaagatcctttttgtttaatcagaaacagccccaaatttGCTATTGCCAAACCCATcggactccatttaaataaacagtaattttagcatttaTAGAGGCAGCatcttttcacatttaactgggtgaattaagggtttattcaACCAAATCAGAGTTAGTTATAGTTAAACAGTAGAGAGACGAACCAAGACTgcttttgttagtttgtttctgtCAGTTGTGAATGAATTGGGATTTATGATGATAGAATTACTGTTTATTGCCTTTATTGGTGTCTGGTgggttcatgtttttgtgtccaagtgactaatCAGAGCAACAATATTTTGAAAGTGGTCCAGTAATAAGAGAGtagcgatttcagggctgtttctggataaacaaaaaggatcttactccttaacagaaaggtctatctctgtagggatcctctcCATAAGTTTTCAGATACTTAtcataacaatctgagcctgtcagtggcaaaaacaagcactttgagTTTACATAAACTGACAGTGCCAAATACGCGATGTGGTTACAGTGCAGCCTCTTTCACGGCTTCTAGCTGTGGCATACTCTCTTATTACTGGACcactttcaaaatgttgttggtctgattagtcacttagacacaaaaacatgtaaaaaatagggtccaggttgaaaaataccgaagttaccctttaacttGTACCTTTGCTTTTCAACTTCTTGAGAAATAAgcacattgttgttgttgttgttgttgtgtgtgtgtgtgttttttttgtcctgctGATAAGGTTTATTGCTTTTGCTATTACAGGCAGCTGATTTACCTTTGAAAGCAGGTGGAGTCATCCCTAAAGCAAATTCTCTGAGCAACTTGGATCAAGAGAAGACGTTTAGGTAAGCCTTTGCTTTTGCTCCTGTAACTGCATTTTTGGTCACCCTGAGTAATATCACAGTGAAATTGTGTAGTTAGTCACTTTGACCAGTCATTGACCAGTTTGCTAAAGCACCTTCATTGTGTCATGGTAAACTCTTCGTCTGCTGTTTCAGAGCCCCAGGTCCTCAGCAGCCTCAGTCCAAGGCAGCTGATGACATCGTGCGCTCCAACCATTACGACCCCGATGAGGACGAGGACTACTACAGGAAGCAGCTTTCTTACTTTGACAGGCTCCAGGCCGGTCCCAACAAACCCCAGCCACAAGCACAAACAACTAACAACTACCCCAGGTGATGCTCAGTCACATACACATTCCCAGACATGCCGAGTATAATATCCTCATCAAACATATTTGATTTTTCCTCTTAGATGATCTGGAGATTTAATGTGTCTTTTCCAGCTTTCCTTCCAACTATCTTTAGCAGCCTTTGTGGTTTTATGATCAGTTTCTTGGTCATTTTAATGCAAATCTTCAGTTGGTTGTTTTGGTCTTTTGATGTAGGACGGAGTCAGTGGAGAAACCAAGTCCAGTGGAGAAAAAATATGAACCAGTTCCCCAGGTGACGCCATCTCTGCCACCAGCCACGCTCCCCAAACCCGCAACTGAAGGTAAGATTTACTGTGTTACATCCAAGGGGGGAAAATGCAGTCAGGATTTTATGTTACACAAGACTGTAATCACGTGAAGATGCACCTGTGTACTGTCTCACACTGTACTTTGTCTCTTCCACAGCCAAGCCTCCCGGCCGAGACGACACTGTCCAGACCAACTTCCTGCCTCACAAGAGTTTCCCTGAGAAGTCCCCAGTTAACGGCACAAGTGAACATCCTCCAAAAACAGCTCCACCAGCAACCAGCTACAACCGCTACACGCCCAAGCCCTACACAACATCTGCCAAGCCTTTTGCTCGCATGTTCGACAGTCCTAAATTCAACCACAACCTTCTGCCCAACGACAAGCCGGATACTGCTCCAAAGGTAAACAGCAGTCGCATGTGAACTTAAATTTAAATCAAGTaaatagatgacatcatttaacTGTAGCTCTCAGATTTGGTACCAAGTCAAAAATATAAGCGACGCTTTTCTGTAATTCTCCGTATATTTGATCTCATACTGACCTCACTGTTCACCTAACTCACTTTTTTACAGTTGGTTTAAGGCATTTCTCTCTGTTGATTTCGCTATCTAAAAAACTTTTCTGTGGCTATAACTTTGTCACAGTTGGTAATTCCCCATTACTAAGAACAGATTGGTCTGAAATATATGTTACTGGGGTTCCCTGAGGTTCTTAAACAGTCTTAAAAGACACTGAATTCATTTatctaaaaataattaaattaaaatgtctgaaatcaATCTTTAAAAAGTCACGAGTCATGATCGTGATGGTTGCCACAGGGACTTAAAACCATCCTAAGCAAAGCAGAGTGTGGTTTTCCCTTGCtccctttcctcctctgacATCACTTGATTAAGACGTCAAGATTCATGCAAATATCCAGCTCCCAGCTCTTATGCTATGCCTCACTGCTGCTGTCTTCCCCTACAGTTTAACACTTTCCCCTCCTGTGTTTGAAACAGGGCCGGAGCTCCAGCCCAGTGAAGCCTCAGATTCCCCCGCAGCCCCAGAACACAGACCACGACAGTGGCCTGGACACTTTCACACGCACTATGGACCACCGCTCCAAACACCAGCACAACAACATCAACGCTGTGCCCAAGGCCATCCCTGTGAGGTAACAAACTCCGTCTGACTACATACTAAATGTAAACTACTCTGCTGAATATGAGAGTGTGAAAGTAAAGGTGTCTCTCCCCTCAGCCCCAGTGCcctggatgatgatgaggatgaagatgagGGCCACACAGTGGTTGCAACAGCTCGAGGTATCTTCAACAGCAACGGCGGCGTCCTGAGCTCCATCGAGACAGGTGTCAGCATAATTATCCCGCAGGGTGCCATCCCTGAAGGTGTGGAGCAGGAGATCTACTTCAAGGTCTGCAGAGACAACAGCATCCTGCCGCCACTCGACAAGGAGAAAGGTAACTTATATCATTATCAGTCACATCTAAATTCAGGGTTCACAAAAGGTGCTTTAAGTGATTGAATTCATTTATGTTTAAGTCCCTAAATATAAAAGGGTGTGCTTGAATAAGGACTTGAATGTGTTTGAATTGTATTTCTTAATGTCTGTATCAACCCTGTAAATTATTCAATGCTTTATGAAACCAGTCTTTTAGAGTATAATTGTACATGTTGTCCTTTTGGGAGATGTGCTGGATCTAAAGTAGGATTGTTTCCACCATATTCCCAGGCGTACAAAGCCTACCAGCACCGTCGGGTATAAAATGCATTCAGGaccagcctgtgtgtgtttatttataatCGTCCTGAATTCTGTGTTTACAGGAGAGACTCTGCTCAGCCCTCTGGTGATGTGTGGACCTCACGGCCTCAAGTTTTTGAAGCCTGTGGAGCTGCGCTTACCTCACTGTGCGTCTATGACCCCTGATGGTTGGTCTTTTGCTCTAAAATCCTCCGACTCCTCGTCGGGTATGCTGTGCTCTCTCTGTTCTTTCGGGGTCGTTTGGGCTGGCTGTGTGACAATTTGAGGGTTGTGGGTCActgttttataattattattgtttgtagTGTTACCCCTATTTTTGATTCTCTTCATTAGAAATcaattgaggaaaaaaaataacaagataATTTGGTCAGTCACCATATCTGAGAATCAATCTACGGGTAAACCCTCtttaaatttatatatatataatttatggCTTTGGTTGATTCATTCTCATCATTTAGTTAACTCACCCACTCAATCTCTCATTCACTGTATCACTGATTTCCTGTATTTGGTGTTCAGATCAAAGTCTCTGCTCATGCTGAAATTGcagtttttctctctcagttttCACCTCTTGAGTCATTTTAACAAGCTTCTCTTCTTTCATTTAACATCCATGCATCAAACACTTGGCTGTATAACAATTTAATTTCATCAGGTAGACGTATAATGCATGCTGCTCTGCCCTGAGTGATTTGTCTCACATAGCCACCCAAATCCTGACCTGAAGAACAGTTTGTAAAGATCTCTGCAGAAATTGGGACACAGTCATAACCAATACTGCCTGTATCTACCTTTATCCTGCAGAAAACAAAGACGTCTCGTTACCATGTCGAAATATAGCTCTCTAAATTTAGCTTCTGTCTCATTTCGAGGTAGCTTTCAGGTGGCAAGAAAATGAATTTTCCTGTTAATTTGTTTTCCAGACTGGCTTCAGTTTGTTTACTAAAAAGAGAGGTTGTGAAATTGGATCTTGGGTAAAAACAGGGAAATAGAAGTAATCAAACAGATAAATAATTCACAGCTCTCAGAGGTTGCTGGAGATGATTCAGGCAAATCCCTTCAGATAATTGAAACTCCTTCTCAGTAAACGGTTACTTCACGGACCAAACTCGTAACACTCTGAGATAACTCAATTCTAATATCTGTTTTTGAGGCGTAACCGGGCCTGATTAACCACCTAATAAAGACGTTCCTGTGAAAGTCAAATTAAAACCACGAAACAGATTACTCTTTGAGAAGTGAATGTTCATGTTTAGCATTGAAATTGATCAGCAATGTAGAATTTAGAGCAAAAAATGAGATAGAGGGAGGACGTTGCACAGATCATGTTAATGGAAATCAAAAGCAATATAGACCATCAGTTAGTCTGTCATGTAACTGAGCAAACAAACGTCCTCGTGGAGAGGTTGAGCTTCAGCTGAGAacgttttaaaagaaaacagaagaaagtATCTAATTCCTGCTTTCCCTTTTCTCAACACTGTCCCTCTCACATCTCACGTCTTCAAAAACAGTGGTAATTTTGGCAGTGGTCAGGATTAGCTGTTAATTAGCCTCATTTTAAGGATGAGACTTGAAGGGCTGAATGAGATGTG from Epinephelus moara isolate mb chromosome 1, YSFRI_EMoa_1.0, whole genome shotgun sequence harbors:
- the tjp1a gene encoding tight junction protein ZO-1 isoform X6; the protein is MKYQKYITVMQMAMGVTASNKDCLPAKRQLWVTPPDGETSPSGAPGCSDGLTGAIGGAGAMAMPATSTLSLPMSQGKPSLRRIKGRIHRSKSLDSMDLLDSNSAAMEETVIWEQHTVTLHRAPGFGFGIAISGGRDNPHFQSGETSIVISDVLKGGPAEGLLQENDRVVMVNAVSMDNVEHAYAVQQLRKSGKNAKITIRRKRKVQIPVSRPGDRETMSEHEEEDSDEEDGYDHHSGRGGQSAYGGASGGTGRRPDRERSNSGRRDNSASRERSISPRSDRRSQASSAPPRPSKVTLVKSRKNEVEYGLRLASHIFVKDISPESLAAWDGNIQEGDVVLKINGTVTENLSLIDAKKLIERSKGKLKMVVQRDERATLLNIPDLDDSIPSANNSDRDDISEIHSLTSDHSNRSHGRGSRSRSPDRPEPSDLLRHSPRQISNGSHRSRDEERVSKPGAMSTPVKSSDDGVLSQASDQASSRDDKQLPPLPEPKPVYAQPGQPDVDLPVSPSDAPVPSAAHDDSILRPSMKLVKFKKGESVGLRLAGGNDVGIFVAGVLEDSPAAKEGLEEGDQILRVNNVDFANIIREEAVLFLLDLPRGEEVTILAQKKKDVYRRIVESDVGDSFYIRTHFEYEKESPYGLSFNKGEVFRVVDTLYNGKLGSWLAIRIGKNHQEVERGIIPNKNRAEQLSSVQYTLPKTPGGDRADFWRFRGLRSSKRNLRKSREDLSAQPVQTKFPAYERVVLREAGFLRPVVLFGPIADVAREKLAREEPDIFELAKTQQQQGGEKSEPRDAGTDQKSSGIIRLHTIKQIIDRDKHAVLDITPNAVDRLNYAQWYPIVVFLNPDTKQGVKNMRTRLCPESRKSARKLYERALKLRKNNHHLFTTTINLNNMNDGWFGALKEIIQQQQNQLVWVSEGKADGAAEDDLDIHDDRLSYLSAPGSEYSMYSTDSRHTSDYEDTDTEGGAYTDQELDETLNDDVGPPTEPAITRSSEPVREDPPVIQEPPGYASYTHTVQPDPLNRIDPAGFKAPVPQQKAEAAAVPSIPQQPEPLAETVPPAVDVTVKTVGGLSPDEAPAAPHSQPSPIPEAGSLRRPTPELTPQSVTPEPLQSGLASSEPKMFQKDPYSTDNTGRIGHSMKPVAYNPQQGYHPDQQPYRDYDHPPSRYDVSSSGVSSGGGYPEPKYRNYDSNPPYENSVPHYDQQQWNPYSQPLSTANSQGYDPRLPYGDGPDSQYTPPLRYDEPPPQQGFDGRPRYGKPTAPAPVRYDDPPPPAPGPDMHYDQDPHLSTYPPAAHSPDPAAQRSAYNQGPTPQQKSYKPQQYDPAHVNSETSPTPPPKAEAPSPAPADAPKPFPAREEQQEDPAMRPQSVLTRVKMFENKRSVSVDRARDAGDSSGSKAADLPLKAGGVIPKANSLSNLDQEKTFRAPGPQQPQSKAADDIVRSNHYDPDEDEDYYRKQLSYFDRLQAGPNKPQPQAQTTNNYPRTESVEKPSPVEKKYEPVPQVTPSLPPATLPKPATEAKPPGRDDTVQTNFLPHKSFPEKSPVNGTSEHPPKTAPPATSYNRYTPKPYTTSAKPFARMFDSPKFNHNLLPNDKPDTAPKGRSSSPVKPQIPPQPQNTDHDSGLDTFTRTMDHRSKHQHNNINAVPKAIPVSPSALDDDEDEDEGHTVVATARGIFNSNGGVLSSIETGVSIIIPQGAIPEGVEQEIYFKVCRDNSILPPLDKEKGETLLSPLVMCGPHGLKFLKPVELRLPHCDPKSWQNKSLPGDPNYLVGANCVSVLIDHF